One window from the genome of Marinobacter sp. LV10R510-11A encodes:
- a CDS encoding prenyltransferase: MSEAVAVVRASRPNFLVLAPLCVGLGVAVAWQQGEPPALLDTLLVFIGALLAHAAVNLLNEYEDFVSGLDFITTRTPFSGGSGALPETPSAAKRVLATALGTLALVILIGFYFLWQRGLPMLVLGFAGVMLVLTYTRWITHSPLLCLFAPGIGFGPVMILGTLVALGAKLDATAITVSVISLLLVSELLLINQIPDAEADRQAGRRHLVITLGTHAAAQLVSVLFLLGYAVLVTGVFADWLPLPSILSLATAPFALWLVWTLPSALNQPDVLNVLLGTNVAILLATLALLIIGLSL, translated from the coding sequence ATGTCTGAAGCAGTCGCCGTTGTCCGCGCCTCTCGTCCCAACTTTCTGGTTCTCGCACCTCTGTGTGTCGGGCTGGGGGTTGCAGTGGCCTGGCAACAGGGCGAGCCGCCAGCCCTGTTGGACACGCTGCTGGTCTTTATTGGCGCCTTGCTGGCCCACGCTGCGGTCAATCTGCTGAATGAATACGAAGATTTTGTCTCAGGCCTGGACTTTATAACCACACGCACACCGTTTTCCGGGGGCAGCGGGGCACTCCCGGAGACGCCCTCTGCCGCCAAACGTGTGCTGGCAACAGCCCTTGGCACGCTGGCTTTGGTTATCCTTATCGGCTTCTATTTTCTCTGGCAGCGCGGGCTGCCCATGCTGGTTCTGGGTTTCGCCGGAGTAATGCTCGTGCTTACCTACACCCGCTGGATTACCCACTCACCCCTGCTGTGCCTGTTTGCACCCGGCATTGGCTTTGGGCCGGTGATGATTCTGGGCACACTCGTGGCACTTGGGGCCAAGCTTGATGCCACTGCCATCACTGTATCCGTGATCAGCCTACTTCTGGTTAGTGAGCTGCTGCTGATCAATCAGATACCGGATGCGGAAGCAGATCGACAGGCCGGGCGTCGGCACCTGGTTATAACCCTAGGCACCCACGCCGCCGCCCAGCTGGTGTCCGTACTGTTTCTTTTAGGCTACGCGGTTCTGGTAACGGGCGTCTTTGCTGACTGGTTGCCATTGCCGTCTATACTGTCATTAGCAACCGCACCCTTCGCACTCTGGCTTGTCTGGACGCTGCCGAGCGCTCTTAATCAACCAGATGTGCTCAACGTGTTGCTGGGCACCAACGTGGCCATCCTTTTGGCCACACTGGCGCTGCTTATCATTGGTTTGAGTTTGTAA
- a CDS encoding MalY/PatB family protein encodes MTDPFDQPLSRDNTCSVKFDACKAVFGREDVIPVWIADMDFAAPEAITRALTDRAAHPAYGYTLFPDSLYQSIIDWFRERHGWDIQREWILMAPGVVPSLHAACMAYAAPGEGVIVQPPVYPPFFSSVRLSGRSVIENPLVCDDAGQYRMDLEHLEACAARPDAKLLMLCSPHNPVGRIWSEQELEAVLDIARRHDLVIISDEIHCDLTFADKPQHRMLAALAKPDDALITAIAPSKSFNIPGLGLSALVIPDKERRDAIKEVFDSMHLPQCNPFSIAGFEAGYRYGGPWLDDLMVYVQKNRDFVVATVNARMPGIQTRAPEGTYLMWLDCRDLGLDDAALKRFFVESAGVGMNPGISFGDQGSGFMRLNIGCPKAVLAEVLKRIESALPGNRGVNG; translated from the coding sequence GTGACAGACCCGTTTGATCAGCCCCTTAGCCGCGACAATACTTGCTCGGTAAAGTTTGATGCCTGCAAGGCCGTTTTCGGCCGCGAGGATGTGATTCCGGTGTGGATAGCCGATATGGACTTTGCCGCACCGGAGGCCATAACTCGAGCGCTAACAGACCGCGCAGCTCACCCGGCTTACGGTTACACCCTGTTTCCTGACAGCTTGTACCAGTCAATCATTGACTGGTTTCGTGAGCGCCATGGCTGGGATATTCAGCGGGAATGGATATTGATGGCGCCCGGTGTGGTGCCTTCACTGCACGCAGCCTGCATGGCATACGCCGCGCCGGGCGAGGGCGTGATTGTGCAACCACCGGTGTATCCACCGTTCTTCAGTTCTGTTCGGCTCAGTGGCCGGTCGGTTATTGAAAACCCACTTGTTTGTGACGATGCCGGGCAGTACCGGATGGATCTGGAGCATCTGGAAGCCTGCGCCGCGCGCCCGGATGCAAAGCTACTAATGCTGTGTTCGCCCCACAACCCGGTTGGGCGCATTTGGTCGGAACAGGAGTTGGAAGCGGTTCTGGACATAGCGCGCCGACATGATCTGGTAATCATTTCCGATGAAATTCATTGCGACCTCACCTTTGCCGACAAGCCCCAGCACCGGATGCTGGCCGCACTTGCCAAGCCAGACGATGCCTTGATAACGGCCATTGCGCCGAGCAAAAGTTTTAACATACCGGGGCTTGGGTTATCTGCACTGGTGATTCCAGACAAAGAGCGGCGCGATGCTATCAAAGAGGTGTTTGATTCCATGCACCTGCCGCAATGCAACCCATTCAGTATTGCGGGATTTGAAGCCGGTTACCGTTACGGCGGCCCGTGGTTGGACGACTTGATGGTGTATGTGCAGAAGAACCGAGACTTTGTGGTGGCAACAGTCAACGCTCGCATGCCCGGAATTCAGACCCGAGCACCGGAAGGAACGTATTTGATGTGGCTCGATTGCCGGGATTTGGGGCTGGATGATGCCGCCCTGAAACGGTTTTTTGTGGAGAGCGCAGGCGTTGGTATGAATCCCGGCATTTCGTTCGGTGATCAGGGCAGTGGTTTTATGCGGCTTAACATCGGCTGCCCCAAGGCGGTGCTAGCCGAAGTGCTGAAGCGCATCGAGTCGGCGTTACCAGGCAACCGCGGAGTTAACGGTTAG
- a CDS encoding succinylglutamate desuccinylase/aspartoacylase family protein yields the protein MKMALKPKPAQKPKPKKVAPNIDLKEVAPVPAPEPPKDPQSEESPSSKEQEISAPVVEPTEPKTKEPRPANNLVLLGSEVLPGTSTRLAWSSGIQIAGLAQPTPVLVVNGINAGPTLCLTGTIHGDELNGIEIIRQTMYDLDPEKLSGRVVGVPIVNLPGFQQGSRYLPDRRDLNRHFPGRSNGSLADRIAHSLFEKIIRHCDMLVDIHTGSLKRTNLPQLRADMNNPTVAEFTRGFDRMAVVHSSGSQGMLRTAAVNAGIRSVTLEAGESHRIQEHQIDAGVNSLTSLMEKQGMISRMFVWGDPQPVYYNSAWIRANHGGILFSEVKLGAKVSKGQSGKVWKVIKETKGDMPGMNKPPLWERVGNHCSTTNR from the coding sequence ATGAAAATGGCATTAAAACCAAAGCCCGCGCAAAAGCCCAAGCCCAAGAAAGTAGCGCCCAATATTGATTTGAAAGAAGTAGCGCCGGTACCGGCTCCAGAGCCGCCAAAAGATCCCCAAAGCGAAGAGAGTCCTAGCAGTAAAGAACAGGAAATCAGCGCACCCGTCGTTGAGCCGACAGAGCCGAAGACAAAAGAGCCGCGGCCCGCAAACAACCTGGTGTTGCTGGGCAGCGAAGTTCTGCCCGGCACATCAACGCGCTTGGCCTGGTCTTCTGGCATTCAAATTGCCGGCTTGGCGCAGCCCACACCGGTACTGGTGGTCAACGGCATCAATGCCGGCCCGACCCTGTGCCTGACCGGCACAATTCATGGCGATGAGCTGAATGGCATCGAAATTATCCGCCAGACCATGTACGACCTGGATCCGGAAAAGCTGAGCGGCAGGGTGGTGGGCGTTCCCATTGTGAACCTGCCGGGGTTCCAGCAGGGCAGCCGTTATCTGCCCGATCGCCGTGACCTTAATCGGCACTTCCCCGGCCGCTCGAATGGCAGCCTGGCAGACCGTATAGCCCACTCGCTGTTCGAGAAGATTATTCGGCACTGCGACATGTTGGTGGATATCCACACAGGTTCATTGAAGCGAACCAACCTGCCACAACTCCGTGCAGACATGAACAACCCCACGGTTGCAGAATTTACCCGGGGCTTTGATCGCATGGCGGTGGTACACAGTAGTGGGTCACAGGGAATGCTCCGCACTGCCGCGGTCAATGCAGGCATTCGTTCGGTAACGTTAGAGGCAGGCGAATCCCACCGCATTCAGGAGCACCAGATAGATGCTGGTGTAAACAGCCTGACCAGCTTGATGGAAAAGCAGGGCATGATCTCCCGGATGTTTGTATGGGGTGACCCCCAACCGGTGTATTACAACTCCGCCTGGATTCGAGCAAACCACGGCGGCATTCTGTTCAGTGAGGTTAAGCTGGGCGCAAAAGTTTCGAAGGGCCAGAGTGGCAAGGTATGGAAGGTCATCAAAGAAACCAAAGGGGATATGCCAGGGATGAACAAGCCACCGCTCTGGGAGCGTGTAGGTAATCACTGTTCCACTACTAACCGTTAA
- a CDS encoding YqaE/Pmp3 family membrane protein: MDLLRIIIAILLPPLGVFLQVGIGKHFWINIVLTLLGYIPGIVHAVYIIAKK; the protein is encoded by the coding sequence ATGGATCTTTTGCGAATTATTATTGCGATTTTGTTACCGCCGCTGGGCGTCTTCCTGCAGGTGGGCATAGGGAAGCACTTCTGGATCAACATAGTGCTGACCCTTTTGGGTTATATCCCCGGCATAGTGCACGCGGTATATATTATCGCCAAGAAGTAG
- a CDS encoding MBL fold metallo-hydrolase, which yields MNNKSPKDIRPAATLALVRDAQNGLEILLLQRTWGAVFLPGYYVFPGGTVDQHDTHGRDHADGPVDTEISHTMSLSEGGADYMLAAVRECFEEAGVLVAVDSDKRTISADHAAHNDREAVFRGELSLAELCRRHQLTIPLDRLAYLSHWVTPPGPPRRFDTRFFVTKVPDSQPVQHDGDETIDHVWISPAKALEEHRAGQRLMTLPTIRTLRVLRDFDTADDLMRYAWANPPEPIPSQPWPATRRGKAIILEPGSPAYDEANKLDPEAEGSTKAEIIPGEAIEVAAGVIRLTAPNPGMMTGPGTNTYILGHERFTLLDPGPNHAGHIERILELTEGKIDSVVVTHTHLDHSPGTRALKEKTGCRVYGRPAPAGASQDQAFAPDDQPEHGDLIKTDAGTLKALHTPGHASNHLCYLLEEQELLFSGDHIMQGSTVVINPPDGDMKAYIESMYDLLAESIRFIAPAHGFLMGHPEAIIDYLITHRLTREHKIAKALEKLSPVNLKDLTSKAYGDVPTAIHGIAARSALAHLLKLEADGRALQENELWQATPTT from the coding sequence TTGAACAACAAAAGCCCGAAGGATATTCGCCCTGCAGCCACTCTGGCATTGGTGCGTGATGCTCAGAATGGCCTGGAAATACTATTGTTGCAGCGTACCTGGGGAGCGGTGTTTTTACCCGGTTATTACGTGTTTCCCGGGGGCACAGTAGACCAGCATGACACCCACGGGCGCGACCATGCCGACGGCCCGGTAGACACCGAGATCAGCCACACCATGAGCTTGAGTGAGGGCGGCGCAGATTATATGTTGGCCGCGGTACGTGAATGCTTTGAAGAAGCCGGCGTACTGGTGGCCGTGGATTCAGACAAACGCACCATAAGCGCAGACCACGCAGCTCACAATGACCGCGAGGCGGTATTCCGTGGGGAGCTATCCCTCGCTGAACTCTGCCGGCGCCATCAATTGACGATTCCTCTGGATCGACTCGCTTACCTGAGCCACTGGGTTACACCTCCCGGGCCACCCCGTCGCTTTGATACCCGGTTTTTTGTCACCAAGGTGCCCGACAGTCAGCCGGTGCAACATGATGGCGACGAAACCATCGACCATGTATGGATAAGCCCCGCAAAAGCGTTAGAGGAACACCGTGCTGGCCAGCGGCTGATGACGCTGCCCACCATAAGAACCCTGCGAGTTCTCCGGGATTTCGATACCGCAGATGATCTGATGCGCTACGCTTGGGCAAACCCACCCGAGCCCATCCCCAGCCAGCCGTGGCCAGCCACCCGGCGCGGTAAGGCGATAATTCTGGAGCCAGGTTCACCGGCTTATGATGAGGCAAACAAGCTGGACCCTGAGGCCGAAGGCAGCACCAAAGCTGAGATTATTCCCGGTGAGGCCATTGAAGTTGCAGCCGGTGTAATTCGCCTGACTGCGCCCAACCCCGGCATGATGACCGGGCCGGGAACCAACACTTACATCCTGGGACACGAGCGCTTTACGTTATTGGATCCAGGCCCCAACCATGCTGGGCACATTGAGAGAATTCTGGAGCTAACGGAAGGGAAAATTGATTCTGTGGTGGTTACCCATACCCACCTAGACCACTCCCCTGGCACCCGCGCCCTGAAGGAAAAAACCGGATGCCGGGTCTATGGGCGGCCGGCGCCGGCCGGGGCATCTCAGGATCAGGCATTTGCGCCAGATGATCAGCCCGAACACGGCGATCTGATTAAAACCGACGCTGGCACACTCAAGGCATTGCACACACCCGGGCACGCCTCCAACCATCTTTGTTATTTGCTGGAGGAGCAGGAGCTTCTGTTTTCGGGGGATCACATCATGCAGGGCTCAACCGTGGTCATCAATCCGCCAGACGGCGATATGAAAGCCTACATAGAGTCGATGTACGATCTGCTGGCCGAATCTATTCGCTTTATTGCGCCGGCCCACGGCTTTTTGATGGGTCACCCGGAAGCGATCATCGATTACCTGATCACCCACCGCCTGACCCGGGAACACAAAATTGCCAAGGCGCTCGAAAAGCTGTCGCCGGTGAACTTGAAAGACCTGACCAGCAAAGCCTATGGCGATGTGCCAACCGCAATTCACGGCATCGCAGCCAGATCGGCGCTGGCTCACCTGCTAAAGCTGGAGGCAGATGGCCGAGCCTTGCAGGAAAACGAGCTCTGGCAGGCTACGCCAACTACTTGA
- a CDS encoding thioesterase family protein has protein sequence MARIELSFPDDVFCFETRMQVRTTDINGANHLGNDALVSMLSEARAQFLISYGISEGDNSGKGIIVTDLATMYQSESFFPEMLRFEVGLMDFNKYGGDFVFRVTKAENSQPVARAKYGFVFFDYQQKKVVPMPENFRSRFA, from the coding sequence GTGGCCCGAATCGAACTTTCTTTCCCTGACGATGTATTCTGCTTTGAAACCCGTATGCAGGTTCGAACGACCGACATCAACGGCGCCAATCACTTAGGCAACGATGCCCTGGTTTCGATGCTCTCTGAAGCGCGGGCTCAGTTCCTGATCAGTTACGGAATTTCTGAGGGCGACAACAGCGGCAAGGGCATTATTGTGACGGATCTGGCCACCATGTATCAGTCGGAGTCGTTCTTCCCAGAAATGTTGCGCTTTGAAGTGGGGCTGATGGATTTCAACAAATACGGGGGTGATTTTGTGTTCCGGGTAACCAAGGCCGAAAATAGCCAGCCAGTTGCGCGGGCAAAATACGGGTTCGTGTTTTTTGATTACCAGCAAAAGAAAGTGGTGCCCATGCCAGAAAACTTCCGTTCACGCTTCGCTTGA
- a CDS encoding MATE family efflux transporter, with protein sequence MTWPMLFGALSLMTFQLVDSAFIGQLGRDPLAALGFTLPMQQLIIGLQVGLGIATTAIISRTLGTGEQLRAFRLGGLVITVGSALVFVLCVGLWLLQSPIMTALGAEDTLLPLVRSYWVPWLISAWIGAFLYFGYSICRSHGDTKLPGYLMVATSLANIALDPLFIFVFDWGLPGAAWATVVSFGIGCLFIYPKLLKRGWARFDLRELALGRALKQLNSIMAPAMVSQLMPPASAMFATAMVAGFGSAAVAAWGLGTRLEFFSIVVVLALTMSMPPMIGRMLGSGDIEQIRKLVRLAVRFVVVWQLAIGLLWLVGSGLVSDLFSSDQQVQDILGAYLVRVPLSYSGLGVCMLMVSVCNALGLAMRALLVSILRLFLCFLPLLWLGSQLNGIHGLMSGALVGNLFAGVMAYSFYRTGMQQLRKSGSKSSEA encoded by the coding sequence ATGACTTGGCCCATGCTATTTGGCGCACTTTCGCTGATGACATTTCAGCTGGTAGACAGTGCCTTTATCGGCCAACTCGGCCGGGATCCTCTGGCGGCACTCGGTTTCACACTCCCCATGCAGCAACTCATTATCGGCCTGCAGGTAGGTTTGGGCATCGCAACCACGGCGATTATTTCGCGAACTCTAGGTACGGGCGAACAGCTTAGAGCTTTTCGCCTCGGCGGGTTGGTCATTACCGTTGGCAGCGCACTGGTGTTCGTACTCTGTGTCGGCTTGTGGCTTCTGCAGAGCCCGATCATGACAGCCCTAGGGGCAGAAGATACTCTGCTTCCACTGGTTCGCAGTTACTGGGTGCCCTGGCTGATCTCGGCATGGATAGGCGCATTTCTGTACTTCGGGTATAGCATCTGCCGCTCCCACGGCGACACCAAACTGCCAGGCTACCTGATGGTAGCCACCAGCCTCGCCAACATCGCCCTGGATCCGCTTTTTATCTTTGTTTTTGATTGGGGCCTGCCTGGTGCTGCCTGGGCCACGGTAGTTTCCTTCGGAATCGGCTGCCTGTTTATCTATCCAAAGCTGCTCAAGCGCGGCTGGGCCCGCTTTGATCTTCGCGAACTCGCGTTGGGACGCGCGCTAAAACAACTCAACAGCATCATGGCCCCGGCGATGGTCAGCCAGCTCATGCCGCCTGCCTCAGCCATGTTCGCAACTGCCATGGTCGCCGGTTTTGGCTCAGCCGCCGTTGCAGCTTGGGGGCTGGGTACCCGCCTAGAGTTCTTCTCCATTGTGGTGGTGCTCGCCCTCACCATGTCTATGCCGCCGATGATTGGGCGCATGTTAGGCAGTGGCGATATTGAACAGATTCGTAAACTGGTGCGGCTTGCGGTGCGCTTTGTGGTGGTCTGGCAACTGGCCATTGGCCTGCTCTGGCTGGTCGGCTCCGGCCTTGTCTCCGATCTATTCAGCAGCGATCAGCAGGTACAGGACATTCTCGGGGCCTATCTTGTGCGGGTGCCGCTCAGCTATAGCGGCCTGGGGGTGTGCATGTTGATGGTGTCTGTATGCAACGCCCTTGGCTTGGCCATGCGGGCACTGTTGGTTTCAATCCTGCGGCTGTTTTTGTGCTTTTTGCCACTGCTGTGGCTGGGCAGCCAACTCAACGGCATTCATGGTCTGATGAGCGGTGCATTGGTGGGCAACCTGTTTGCCGGCGTTATGGCATACAGCTTCTATCGCACGGGCATGCAGCAACTCCGCAAGAGCGGGAGCAAATCAAGCGAAGCGTGA
- the tpx gene encoding thiol peroxidase has product MSTVTLDGNPIELSGTFPKNGDTVPPFTLTNSGLEEVQLDSWAGKRKILNIIPSIDTGVCAASTRKFNEKAGGLDNTVVLVISGDLPFAAARFCGAEGLENVITLSTFRNYSFQQDYGVAIQDGPLAGLCGRAVVVLDEDNKVIHSQLVSEIKDEPDYDAALKVL; this is encoded by the coding sequence ATGAGCACAGTCACTCTCGACGGCAACCCCATTGAACTGAGCGGCACGTTTCCGAAAAACGGCGACACAGTACCGCCATTTACGCTTACCAACAGTGGCCTGGAAGAAGTCCAGCTCGACAGCTGGGCCGGGAAGCGAAAAATCCTGAATATCATTCCCAGTATCGACACCGGCGTGTGCGCCGCATCCACCCGTAAATTCAACGAAAAAGCCGGCGGCTTGGACAACACCGTGGTACTGGTTATCTCGGGCGACCTGCCGTTCGCAGCAGCCCGCTTCTGCGGTGCTGAAGGCCTAGAAAATGTCATCACTCTTTCCACATTCCGGAATTACAGTTTCCAGCAGGACTATGGCGTGGCGATTCAGGACGGCCCGCTGGCCGGACTTTGCGGCCGTGCCGTGGTGGTTCTGGATGAGGACAACAAAGTCATCCACAGCCAGCTCGTCAGCGAGATCAAAGACGAGCCAGACTACGACGCAGCACTGAAGGTTCTCTAA
- a CDS encoding Bcr/CflA family multidrug efflux MFS transporter, which translates to MLALTSIWTTILLAAAVALGPLATDMYLPALPQIGSDFGSGTSQVQLTLSLYLVGFAIAQLVCGPLADRFGRKPIMIGGFVLFAIASIGCALASNIETLILCRFLQALGGSAGPVLGRAAIRDIYTPREAAKIMALLASIMALAPAVAPTLGGLMVAGFGWHSIFLALGGYALIMAVVVAFGIPEPMRPEYRQPLKLCSLLRNYRAIGTDISFLGYTLTNALLFSGLFAFLSGSSFVLIDFLEVPPQKFGLYFAGIVVGYVAGNLAAIHLGSRLVPDQILVRGLVIAVAAGSLMMALALAEVFSVWAVILPQALFMAGTGMVMPQTMAGAMANFPRMAGSASALFGFAQMAIAACAGMLVGHLHDGTSLVMATIIAICAACALASYLLLVQRHPAPGFEPQAVSGQ; encoded by the coding sequence ATGCTCGCTCTCACCAGTATCTGGACAACCATACTGCTTGCTGCCGCCGTCGCATTGGGGCCGCTGGCCACCGATATGTATCTGCCGGCGTTGCCACAGATAGGCAGTGATTTTGGTAGCGGCACCAGTCAAGTCCAGCTAACCCTGAGCCTGTACTTGGTCGGCTTTGCCATCGCGCAACTGGTGTGCGGCCCCCTGGCCGACCGATTTGGCCGCAAGCCGATCATGATCGGTGGCTTTGTGCTGTTTGCCATCGCCAGCATTGGTTGCGCGCTTGCTAGCAATATCGAAACTCTAATTCTGTGTCGCTTTTTGCAGGCGTTGGGTGGGTCGGCAGGCCCCGTACTGGGTCGGGCCGCCATCCGGGATATCTATACACCTCGCGAGGCGGCGAAAATCATGGCGCTTCTGGCTAGCATCATGGCTTTAGCACCAGCAGTCGCACCAACCCTCGGTGGCTTAATGGTTGCCGGTTTCGGCTGGCACTCTATTTTTCTAGCGCTGGGCGGTTATGCCTTGATCATGGCGGTGGTGGTTGCCTTCGGCATTCCAGAACCCATGCGCCCAGAATATCGCCAACCCCTGAAGCTCTGCAGCTTGTTGAGGAACTATCGTGCAATCGGAACCGACATCAGTTTTCTCGGTTACACCCTAACCAACGCTTTGCTATTCTCAGGGCTATTTGCGTTTCTTTCCGGCTCCTCGTTCGTGCTAATCGATTTTCTAGAAGTGCCGCCACAAAAGTTTGGTCTATATTTCGCCGGCATTGTCGTCGGCTACGTAGCCGGCAACCTTGCTGCAATCCACCTTGGCAGTCGCCTGGTGCCAGATCAAATTCTCGTTCGCGGCTTGGTCATTGCGGTTGCTGCCGGCAGCCTGATGATGGCTCTGGCATTGGCAGAAGTATTCAGCGTGTGGGCCGTTATACTGCCCCAGGCATTGTTTATGGCGGGTACCGGCATGGTTATGCCCCAGACCATGGCAGGCGCCATGGCCAACTTCCCGCGCATGGCCGGTTCCGCTTCAGCGCTGTTCGGCTTTGCCCAAATGGCCATTGCAGCCTGCGCCGGCATGCTCGTGGGCCACCTGCACGATGGAACCTCATTGGTAATGGCAACAATTATTGCCATCTGCGCCGCTTGCGCCCTCGCCAGCTATCTGCTGCTGGTGCAGCGCCACCCCGCTCCCGGGTTCGAGCCGCAAGCAGTCTCCGGCCAATAG
- a CDS encoding LysR family transcriptional regulator, with the protein MNLIDTFNLDIRALHTFVAVLDEGSVSRAAVKLGVSQSAVSHTLDRLRNALGDPLFVKSGRGIAPTRYAVQAGPHVRQILDDMHSLASGPPFTPETTEFTFTVAANDYERDLLLPSLMQRLREQAPGIMLQVIASGIPSAEMLRKDICDLIISPHAPEATDIMQRGLMGDRMVVFYDPQKREAPESVTDYVKADHIALVFASGEKPALEAGLSAHGLTRRNLVTVSNFSGLPEFLRGSDMLVTAPERMSKHLLRDFAWVPLPFSFKPFTLLMVWHRRNQNDPAHRWLRNQVNAVAATMNGLND; encoded by the coding sequence ATGAACCTTATTGATACATTCAATCTTGATATTCGCGCGCTACATACCTTTGTCGCTGTGCTTGACGAGGGCAGTGTCTCCCGCGCGGCGGTCAAACTCGGGGTCAGCCAATCGGCGGTCAGCCACACTCTGGATCGCCTGCGTAACGCCCTCGGGGATCCTCTGTTCGTCAAATCCGGGCGCGGCATTGCGCCCACGCGATACGCAGTGCAGGCCGGCCCCCACGTTCGCCAGATTCTCGACGACATGCACTCGCTGGCATCCGGCCCGCCGTTCACGCCAGAAACCACGGAGTTCACCTTCACCGTTGCCGCCAACGATTATGAGCGGGACCTGCTGCTGCCATCGCTGATGCAGCGCCTACGAGAACAGGCACCGGGCATAATGTTACAGGTAATTGCTTCAGGGATTCCCAGTGCGGAAATGCTGCGCAAGGACATCTGCGACCTGATCATCTCTCCCCACGCTCCGGAAGCCACCGACATCATGCAGAGGGGGCTGATGGGCGATCGCATGGTCGTTTTCTACGACCCGCAAAAGCGCGAAGCGCCGGAGAGCGTGACCGATTACGTGAAGGCCGATCACATAGCCCTAGTATTCGCCAGCGGCGAAAAACCCGCCCTCGAAGCTGGGCTCTCTGCCCATGGGCTAACCCGCCGAAACCTGGTCACAGTCTCTAATTTTTCCGGGCTGCCAGAGTTTCTCAGGGGCAGCGACATGCTGGTTACCGCACCTGAGCGAATGAGCAAACACTTACTTCGAGACTTTGCGTGGGTACCCTTACCTTTCAGCTTCAAGCCTTTTACTCTGCTGATGGTATGGCACCGCCGCAACCAAAATGACCCCGCCCATCGCTGGTTACGCAACCAAGTAAATGCAGTCGCAGCCACCATGAATGGCCTGAACGACTAA
- a CDS encoding alpha/beta fold hydrolase: MSDLIKAATEKASGLARQTTLYAGNAFDRVFRAASLVQAGQTPFETLHSDGLVSLRYYPPLQEDFIELDGITIPVERKPHRTPVVIVPPLAVNMLIYDLLPQRSLVRFLRAKGFEVYLIDWGKPTRAHSHYNFHTYLAELLPGCLERVRKHSGEQELSLHGWSLGGMFTLFYSGLSKDQHIRNAIILGSPIDSHASGILGLLSKGLGGVSDFVHQHTGFQVHDLRPHWFHSPGWLNTIGFRLTNPIGSVMGYWELIIRLGDREFVTNHATTAAFLDHMVAYPGGIVQDTVVRIWMDNDLSRGTVQIGDDEAQLANVTANLLAVAGSEDSMVTPGAAKRVMDHVCSADKTFRVIPGGHMGILAGSKAPRESWLEMAGWLAERSG, from the coding sequence ATGTCAGATCTTATCAAAGCCGCCACTGAAAAGGCCTCAGGGCTGGCGCGGCAGACAACACTCTACGCAGGCAATGCGTTTGACCGAGTGTTCCGTGCCGCGAGCCTGGTGCAGGCGGGGCAAACGCCTTTTGAGACACTTCACTCTGATGGGCTGGTAAGCCTGCGATACTACCCGCCGCTGCAGGAAGATTTCATCGAACTGGATGGCATAACCATTCCTGTTGAGCGCAAACCCCACCGCACGCCGGTGGTGATTGTTCCGCCATTGGCGGTCAATATGTTGATATACGATCTGCTACCCCAGCGCAGCCTAGTCAGATTTCTGCGCGCAAAAGGTTTTGAGGTGTATCTCATTGATTGGGGCAAGCCAACTCGGGCGCACAGTCACTATAATTTTCATACCTATCTGGCAGAGCTGTTACCTGGATGCCTTGAGCGGGTTCGCAAGCACAGTGGCGAGCAAGAGCTTTCACTGCACGGCTGGAGCTTGGGCGGCATGTTCACTCTGTTCTATTCGGGCCTGAGCAAAGATCAGCATATCCGTAACGCAATTATTTTGGGCTCCCCCATCGACAGCCACGCGTCTGGCATACTCGGTTTATTAAGCAAGGGCTTGGGAGGTGTCTCGGATTTTGTTCACCAGCACACCGGGTTTCAGGTTCATGATCTTCGCCCTCACTGGTTCCACAGCCCCGGCTGGTTGAACACCATCGGCTTCCGGCTGACCAACCCCATCGGCAGCGTTATGGGTTACTGGGAGCTGATCATTCGCCTGGGAGACCGGGAGTTCGTTACCAACCACGCCACCACCGCTGCTTTTCTTGACCACATGGTGGCCTATCCCGGCGGTATCGTGCAGGACACAGTGGTGCGTATCTGGATGGATAACGATTTGTCCCGAGGCACTGTACAGATTGGTGATGATGAAGCGCAGTTAGCTAATGTAACCGCTAACTTACTAGCCGTCGCGGGCAGTGAAGACTCAATGGTGACACCAGGCGCCGCAAAGCGGGTGATGGATCATGTCTGCTCCGCAGATAAGACCTTCCGGGTCATCCCAGGCGGACATATGGGCATTCTGGCGGGCAGCAAAGCACCGCGGGAGAGTTGGTTGGAGATGGCGGGGTGGCTGGCCGAGCGTTCAGGTTGA